A part of Helicobacter himalayensis genomic DNA contains:
- a CDS encoding dihydroneopterin aldolase, with the protein MDFYKISHNIQNTKEFKKEGTLLCLEVENLRLQAIIGILDLERITPQTLLIDAKIFYYYNGEFLDYVRIVEFIKNDLVSQKYGLVEELLLSLSAKLKAEFSEIHKLHLCAKKPDILESCIVGASLWKEFC; encoded by the coding sequence GTGGATTTTTATAAAATTTCACATAATATACAAAACACAAAAGAGTTTAAAAAAGAAGGCACACTTTTATGCCTTGAGGTTGAGAATCTGCGCTTGCAGGCAATCATTGGCATACTTGACCTTGAACGTATCACTCCACAAACGTTGCTTATTGATGCAAAAATTTTTTATTATTATAATGGTGAGTTTCTTGATTACGTGCGCATTGTGGAGTTTATCAAAAATGACTTGGTGAGCCAAAAATATGGCTTGGTTGAGGAATTGCTACTTTCATTAAGCGCAAAGCTAAAGGCAGAATTTAGCGAAATCCACAAACTCCACCTTTGTGCCAAAAAGCCCGATATTTTAGAATCTTGTATCGTGGGCGCAAGCTTGTGGAAAGAGTTTTGCTAA
- the flhF gene encoding flagellar biosynthesis protein FlhF has product MAKKLHTFAGETAAHAMQKAKDAYGENLLIVETKEIRKRTFTQPGLYELVVEVEGEDTTNVKNQNDEQISPNKLQQKIDEIALKELAKKRLQKNNPGVSLQISDVAQIKSMVGEVANIVQNDLHIPPQKPRVAPKKVITPANPYRSAIAESTTESSINQKELDSKIEDMQRMRINQTQAERAELREIRQELDKINDKMKIIQNMFWEERAPEGLSIPQEFAEIYRLAKASGMNKEHLDSIMRLSLELMPLRMRENSVTIKRYFREVLRKMIFCRSENLPLGQKKILMLVGPTGVGKTTTLAKLAARYSIMLEKRHKVGIITLDTYRLAAVDQLMAYARMMRLSIDTVVEPDEFGKAIDSLRHCDVILIDTAGHSQHDRQKLEALKSYVDNDYKIDVSLVLALNAKYEDLRDTYNAFGGMLDIDTIIFSKLDESKSFGNMFSLIYETKKPISYLSIGQSVPNDLILATNDYLVDCLLDGFKKPEEKGLL; this is encoded by the coding sequence ATGGCAAAAAAACTCCATACTTTTGCAGGCGAGACTGCCGCGCATGCGATGCAAAAGGCAAAAGATGCGTATGGTGAGAACCTCCTTATTGTAGAGACAAAAGAAATTAGAAAGCGTACTTTCACCCAGCCCGGACTTTATGAACTTGTCGTGGAAGTAGAGGGCGAGGATACTACAAATGTTAAAAATCAAAATGATGAGCAAATTTCACCAAATAAATTACAACAAAAAATCGATGAAATCGCCCTAAAAGAGCTTGCTAAAAAGAGATTGCAAAAAAATAATCCCGGTGTAAGTTTGCAAATAAGCGATGTGGCACAGATTAAAAGTATGGTGGGTGAGGTGGCAAATATCGTGCAAAATGACTTGCATATCCCGCCGCAAAAGCCACGCGTTGCGCCTAAAAAAGTTATCACGCCTGCAAACCCTTACAGAAGCGCCATTGCAGAATCCACCACAGAATCAAGTATCAATCAAAAAGAACTTGATTCTAAGATTGAGGATATGCAGAGAATGCGCATTAACCAAACGCAGGCTGAGCGTGCGGAATTGCGTGAAATCCGCCAAGAGCTGGATAAAATCAATGACAAAATGAAAATTATCCAAAATATGTTTTGGGAAGAGCGCGCACCCGAAGGGCTTTCTATCCCGCAAGAATTTGCTGAAATCTATCGCCTTGCTAAAGCAAGTGGTATGAATAAGGAGCATTTAGATTCTATTATGCGCCTAAGTTTAGAACTTATGCCTTTAAGAATGCGCGAAAACTCCGTGACAATCAAGCGTTATTTTAGAGAAGTGTTGCGTAAGATGATTTTTTGTCGTTCCGAGAATCTGCCTTTGGGGCAAAAAAAGATTCTTATGCTTGTGGGTCCCACAGGTGTTGGGAAAACGACAACTTTAGCAAAGCTTGCTGCGCGTTATAGCATTATGCTAGAAAAGCGCCATAAGGTTGGGATTATCACCCTTGATACCTATCGGCTCGCAGCAGTAGATCAGCTTATGGCGTATGCGCGTATGATGCGTCTAAGCATTGATACGGTAGTAGAGCCTGATGAATTTGGTAAAGCCATAGATTCTCTGCGCCATTGTGATGTGATTTTGATTGATACAGCCGGACATTCACAGCACGATAGGCAAAAACTAGAGGCATTAAAAAGCTATGTGGATAATGACTATAAAATCGATGTCTCGCTCGTGCTTGCGCTCAATGCCAAATACGAGGACTTGCGCGATACTTACAATGCCTTTGGCGGTATGCTTGATATTGATACGATTATTTTTAGCAAGCTTGATGAGTCAAAGAGTTTTGGGAATATGTTTTCGCTCATTTATGAGACAAAAAAGCCAATTAGCTACCTTTCAATAGGGCAGAGTGTGCCAAATGATTTGATTTTAGCGACAAATGATTATTTGGTAGATTGTTTGCTTGATGGATTTAAAAAGCCAGAGGAAAAAGGGCTGCTCTAA
- a CDS encoding RNA polymerase sigma factor FliA, translating into MEQNAYKQNIKYAQDELATQYLPAVKAMAFRLKERLPSSIDVMDLVSIGAEELVKLSRRYDSSINDSFWGYAKTRVNGAMLDYLRSLDVLSRSNRKLVKNIDSEISKYFNEYESEPSDEYLAKVLNEDIQKIKEARVASDIYALVPIDEQYNTIVGDTILEDLAQEELIEIISKILSKLSQREQMIIQLYYFEELSLKEISEILGITESRISQIAKEVIKKIRTGLGEGSG; encoded by the coding sequence GTGGAACAAAATGCATATAAACAAAATATCAAATATGCTCAAGATGAGCTAGCTACGCAATATCTCCCTGCTGTTAAGGCGATGGCATTTCGCCTGAAAGAGCGCCTGCCAAGCTCTATTGATGTGATGGATTTGGTTTCTATCGGCGCAGAGGAGCTAGTCAAGCTCTCGCGTCGCTACGATAGCTCGATTAATGACTCTTTTTGGGGCTATGCCAAAACGCGCGTAAATGGCGCAATGCTTGATTATTTGCGTAGCCTTGATGTGCTTTCGCGCTCAAATAGAAAGCTTGTCAAAAACATAGATTCTGAAATTTCAAAATATTTCAATGAGTATGAAAGCGAGCCAAGCGATGAGTATCTCGCAAAAGTGCTTAATGAGGATATACAAAAAATAAAAGAAGCACGCGTGGCAAGCGATATTTACGCACTTGTGCCAATTGATGAGCAGTATAATACCATTGTTGGTGATACAATTTTAGAGGATTTAGCCCAAGAAGAGCTTATTGAAATTATCTCAAAAATCCTTAGCAAACTAAGTCAGCGCGAGCAAATGATAATCCAGCTGTATTATTTTGAAGAATTAAGCTTGAAAGAAATTAGTGAGATTCTGGGTATTACGGAATCTCGCATTTCTCAAATCGCAAAAGAAGTGATTAAAAAAATCCGCACAGGACTAGGGGAAGGCAGTGGCTGA
- the folK gene encoding 2-amino-4-hydroxy-6-hydroxymethyldihydropteridine diphosphokinase yields MYIHADSLYPCVFSKPQKAKSKKQNFVLLGIGGNKPKTLHAFFYLFKKLRAHPKIRTIQSSPILHNPAFGYIKQADFENALLALDTSLNLNEIYALIFYLERIFGRGRVRAFKNAPRILDIDIIFYNKVILKRAYLTIPHKNWKERISVCIPMSFLDISVIKGV; encoded by the coding sequence ATGTATATTCACGCAGATTCTCTCTATCCGTGCGTATTTTCAAAGCCACAAAAAGCAAAAAGCAAAAAGCAAAATTTCGTGCTTTTGGGCATTGGTGGGAATAAGCCAAAAACATTGCACGCTTTTTTTTACCTCTTTAAAAAACTTCGTGCGCACCCAAAAATCCGCACGATTCAAAGCTCGCCGATTCTGCATAATCCTGCCTTTGGTTACATAAAGCAAGCGGATTTTGAAAACGCGTTACTTGCATTAGATACGAGTTTAAATCTCAATGAAATCTATGCACTTATTTTTTATTTAGAGCGCATTTTTGGACGAGGGCGCGTGAGGGCGTTTAAAAACGCACCTAGAATCTTGGATATTGATATCATCTTTTATAACAAAGTGATTTTAAAGCGAGCTTATCTTACAATTCCGCACAAAAATTGGAAAGAACGCATAAGCGTGTGTATTCCAATGAGTTTTTTAGATATTTCAGTGATAAAAGGCGTGTAA
- the mshL gene encoding pilus (MSHA type) biogenesis protein MshL, whose translation MFKNKFFFNYTSQVLLLCSPLFTCENITLNAYALPSQILEEIARECKMSLVYLQDSKKHLDSKKLQIRLQQAPLQNALEVVFAQNDLHYDLKENILYVSTLQTKTFSINYISTARVGSSNTDVFFSQDSQGSLLFNQNPYTTGMGAFGWEDNSQAHKMALNKAASHTLGNGKSGTKIYSIDEMDFWGELENEIYNIAYRPGDWYLPDSQNTKDFNRKDIIINKGAGLLTITGSKNQIERVEHYLQTLKQKIHSQVLIDVNIFNIEHSNVQTNGVDWEQFFGLFSFATTPLDSENASSLVLGSAGNSYGINVFSQGVSIERIVEFLQTYGKVESLSNPRVLTLNNQPAIISVGSVLRYQQSTTFQTTTQGTSIQNAAESFPSVFAGILLDVTPSIENNRVILKINPSITKTKDNAVESQTTALSSPPNLSTKQLSSLVALENGQKIVLGGLIDKTQIKQTKKLPILGDIPLLKYLFSYNKNTQLTKEMVIIITPSIINPTNSAQSFSANSTQRALFEKAEDSMQSALAEFNEDMTEIDFVQ comes from the coding sequence ATGTTTAAAAATAAATTTTTTTTCAACTACACTTCGCAGGTGCTACTTCTTTGCTCGCCTCTTTTTACTTGTGAAAATATCACGCTTAACGCCTATGCGCTTCCCTCACAAATCCTTGAAGAAATCGCGCGAGAATGCAAGATGAGCCTTGTGTATTTGCAAGATTCTAAAAAGCATTTAGATTCTAAAAAACTACAAATCCGCCTCCAACAAGCACCCTTGCAAAATGCGCTAGAAGTGGTGTTTGCGCAAAATGATTTGCATTATGACCTGAAAGAAAATATTTTATATGTCTCTACTTTGCAAACAAAAACCTTTAGCATCAACTATATTTCCACTGCACGCGTGGGTTCAAGCAATACAGATGTATTTTTCTCACAAGATTCTCAAGGCTCCCTGCTCTTCAATCAAAATCCCTACACCACAGGAATGGGCGCATTTGGCTGGGAGGACAACTCACAAGCGCATAAAATGGCGCTCAATAAAGCCGCAAGTCACACGCTAGGCAATGGCAAAAGTGGGACGAAAATCTATTCAATCGATGAAATGGATTTTTGGGGTGAGCTGGAGAATGAAATTTATAATATCGCCTACCGCCCGGGTGATTGGTATTTGCCAGATTCTCAAAACACTAAAGATTTTAACCGCAAGGATATTATTATCAATAAGGGTGCGGGACTCCTCACAATCACAGGGAGCAAAAATCAAATTGAGCGCGTGGAACACTATCTCCAGACATTGAAGCAAAAAATCCATTCTCAAGTGCTTATTGATGTCAATATTTTTAATATCGAGCATAGTAATGTGCAGACAAACGGCGTGGATTGGGAGCAGTTTTTTGGGCTTTTTAGCTTTGCGACTACACCACTTGATAGCGAGAATGCAAGCTCTTTGGTGCTAGGAAGTGCGGGAAATTCCTATGGTATCAATGTTTTTTCGCAAGGCGTGAGTATTGAGCGCATTGTGGAATTTTTGCAAACTTATGGCAAGGTAGAATCGCTCTCAAATCCGCGTGTGCTCACACTCAATAATCAACCAGCAATCATCAGTGTAGGCTCTGTCCTGCGCTACCAGCAAAGCACGACTTTTCAGACTACCACGCAAGGTACTTCTATCCAAAATGCAGCAGAATCTTTCCCTTCAGTTTTTGCGGGGATTTTGCTTGATGTCACGCCCAGCATTGAAAATAACCGCGTGATTTTAAAGATAAATCCCTCCATCACCAAAACCAAAGACAATGCAGTAGAAAGCCAAACCACCGCGCTTTCTTCCCCGCCAAATCTATCCACAAAACAACTTTCCTCTCTTGTCGCGTTAGAAAATGGGCAAAAAATCGTTTTGGGAGGCTTGATTGACAAAACTCAAATCAAACAAACCAAAAAACTGCCAATACTAGGCGATATTCCGCTTCTAAAATACCTCTTTAGCTACAACAAAAACACGCAACTCACCAAAGAAATGGTGATTATCATCACACCAAGTATCATAAATCCGACAAATTCCGCACAATCTTTTAGCGCAAATTCCACCCAAAGAGCACTTTTTGAAAAAGCTGAGGATTCTATGCAAAGCGCCTTAGCGGAATTTAATGAAGATATGACTGAAATTGATTTCGTACAATGA
- the fliM gene encoding flagellar motor switch protein FliM: MADILSQEEIDALLEVADEGADAEALEKEDVLHQKTVTLYDFKRPNRVSKEQLRAFKSIHDKMTRSLSSQISAVMRSIVEIQLHSVEQMTYGEFLMSLPSPTSFNVFSMKPLEGSGVLEINPSIAFPMIDRLLGGKGDPYESSREFSDIELNLLDTILRQMMQNLKEAWSSVAEIYPSIDAKESSPNVVQIVAQNEIVIMVVMEIIIGHSSGMMNICYPVIALESVLSRLATRDLMLSDTSSKKSRNKELQALIAGANVVVSAYIGDTTITLKELLDLEVGNIVRLDRVADDSVVVTIDEREKYIATIGLQRYRKSIQIKEMIVTEKDQVKEVLEVLEAQRKNRVIDVGQEESE; this comes from the coding sequence GTGGCTGATATTCTAAGTCAAGAGGAGATTGACGCGCTACTTGAGGTAGCCGATGAGGGTGCGGACGCCGAAGCGCTAGAGAAAGAAGATGTCCTCCATCAAAAAACGGTTACACTTTATGACTTTAAACGCCCAAATCGCGTTAGCAAGGAGCAATTGCGCGCATTTAAAAGTATCCACGACAAAATGACGCGTTCGCTTTCTTCGCAGATTTCAGCGGTGATGCGCTCAATTGTTGAGATTCAGCTTCATAGCGTGGAGCAGATGACTTATGGGGAATTCCTGATGAGTTTGCCAAGTCCTACGAGCTTCAATGTTTTTTCAATGAAACCACTTGAAGGCAGTGGTGTGCTTGAGATCAATCCTAGTATCGCGTTTCCGATGATTGATAGGCTTTTAGGTGGGAAGGGCGATCCGTATGAGAGCTCGCGGGAATTTAGCGATATAGAGTTGAATTTGCTTGATACCATTTTGCGCCAAATGATGCAAAATCTCAAAGAGGCGTGGAGTTCTGTGGCAGAAATTTACCCAAGCATTGATGCTAAAGAATCTAGCCCAAATGTCGTGCAAATCGTGGCGCAAAATGAAATTGTCATTATGGTAGTGATGGAGATAATTATTGGGCATAGTAGCGGAATGATGAATATTTGCTATCCTGTGATTGCACTAGAATCTGTGCTTTCACGCCTTGCGACAAGAGATTTGATGCTAAGTGATACAAGCTCGAAAAAATCGCGCAATAAAGAATTGCAAGCGTTAATCGCTGGGGCGAATGTGGTTGTTTCAGCCTATATTGGCGATACGACAATCACATTAAAAGAATTGCTTGATTTAGAAGTGGGAAATATCGTGCGTCTGGATAGGGTGGCAGATGATAGCGTGGTGGTAACAATTGATGAGAGGGAAAAATATATTGCCACTATCGGATTGCAACGTTATCGCAAAAGCATACAGATTAAGGAAATGATTGTTACCGAAAAAGACCAAGTCAAAGAAGTGCTTGAAGTGCTTGAAGCGCAGAGAAAAAATCGCGTCATTGATGTTGGACAAGAAGAAAGCGAGTAA
- a CDS encoding MinD/ParA family protein: protein MPKPPKHQAAELETLFQKNNKRNFSQTRFIAITSGKGGVGKSSISANLSYALWKLGKRVAVFDADIGLANLDLIFGVKTKYNILHALKGEVNFSEVLHTIESGLYLVPGESGEEILKYANSGVFERFLEDCNILQDLDYMIIDTGAGIGGVTQSFLEASDMLVVVTMRDPSALTDAYATIKLNAKSKDDIALIVNMAQNAKEARATYERINGVAKEKITNLRLHYLGYLTQSATISKATRARELFYKAEPLSPSKLQIDSIVRHLLNLESKLFASNASRIMEQNMLSESQSAFGSFFRRMLGYL, encoded by the coding sequence ATGCCAAAGCCTCCAAAACACCAAGCTGCCGAGCTTGAAACACTTTTTCAAAAAAACAATAAGCGCAATTTCTCACAAACGCGCTTTATTGCTATCACAAGCGGTAAAGGAGGCGTGGGGAAGTCAAGCATTAGTGCAAATCTCTCTTACGCGCTGTGGAAGCTAGGTAAAAGAGTCGCGGTTTTTGATGCGGATATTGGCTTGGCAAATTTAGATTTAATCTTTGGCGTGAAAACAAAATACAATATTTTGCACGCGCTTAAGGGCGAGGTAAATTTTAGCGAAGTATTGCACACGATAGAATCTGGATTGTATCTTGTGCCCGGTGAAAGTGGCGAGGAGATTCTCAAATATGCCAACAGCGGGGTTTTTGAACGTTTTTTAGAGGATTGCAATATTTTGCAAGACTTGGATTATATGATTATCGATACAGGTGCGGGCATTGGCGGGGTGACGCAGAGTTTTTTAGAAGCAAGTGATATGCTTGTGGTGGTTACAATGCGCGATCCTTCCGCGCTCACAGACGCATACGCGACAATTAAGCTTAACGCAAAAAGCAAAGATGACATTGCCCTTATTGTCAATATGGCACAAAATGCCAAAGAAGCGCGCGCGACTTATGAGCGCATTAATGGCGTAGCGAAAGAAAAAATTACAAATTTGCGCTTGCATTATTTAGGCTATTTAACCCAAAGCGCGACAATCTCAAAAGCCACGCGCGCCAGAGAGCTTTTTTATAAAGCAGAGCCACTAAGCCCTTCAAAATTGCAAATTGATAGCATTGTTAGGCATTTACTTAATTTAGAATCTAAACTTTTTGCATCAAATGCCTCGCGCATTATGGAACAAAATATGCTTTCAGAATCCCAAAGCGCGTTTGGCTCTTTTTTTAGGCGAATGTTGGGCTATCTGTAG
- the plsY gene encoding glycerol-3-phosphate 1-O-acyltransferase PlsY gives MSVYAELFSSLGGILSNVNVIFYLLAYVLGGIPFGLVLAKLFYKIDIRLIGSGSIGATNVYRAVKEINPKSAKILGAVVIVLDACKGTIMIALAKVFGLGFEAQWFIALLCVLGHCYSPFLGFKGGKGVSTAIGSTILLIPIEGALGLVVWGVVGKVFKISSLSSLLGVLSGIMLTFIVPHILPLPDSINILSQVHTHIPVVLIGLLILYTHIPNIKKLLSGQESKVL, from the coding sequence ATGAGTGTGTATGCGGAGCTATTTTCCTCGCTTGGCGGGATTTTGAGTAATGTCAATGTGATTTTTTATCTCTTGGCGTATGTGCTTGGGGGTATTCCTTTTGGGCTGGTGCTTGCAAAGCTTTTTTATAAAATTGATATTCGTTTGATTGGCTCTGGGAGCATAGGTGCGACAAATGTCTATCGTGCGGTCAAAGAGATTAATCCAAAAAGTGCGAAGATTTTAGGTGCGGTGGTGATTGTGCTTGATGCGTGCAAGGGGACGATTATGATTGCGCTTGCAAAGGTCTTTGGGCTTGGGTTTGAGGCGCAGTGGTTTATTGCGTTGCTTTGTGTTTTGGGGCATTGTTATAGTCCATTTTTGGGCTTTAAGGGTGGCAAGGGTGTTTCGACTGCTATTGGTTCGACAATTTTGCTTATCCCTATTGAGGGTGCGCTCGGACTTGTGGTGTGGGGCGTGGTTGGCAAAGTGTTTAAAATCTCATCACTTTCTTCCTTGCTTGGCGTGCTAAGCGGGATTATGCTAACTTTTATCGTGCCTCATATTTTGCCATTGCCAGATTCTATAAATATCCTTTCACAAGTGCATACACACATACCTGTGGTGCTTATAGGGTTACTTATCCTTTATACACATATCCCAAATATCAAAAAGCTTCTAAGCGGACAGGAAAGCAAGGTACTTTAG